The Plectropomus leopardus isolate mb chromosome 15, YSFRI_Pleo_2.0, whole genome shotgun sequence genome has a segment encoding these proteins:
- the LOC121954815 gene encoding contactin-associated protein-like 4, which produces MANENLRRVGSRNTAQQAAIVVIVVLVLAMATDGDEQEEVMSCLVSESAELSAAFRSGTSVSYAFKEPSELNRSAPPSSIHSDTTLRAENVSLSFRTNRSPAPLLHVASDRREYLTLLLNKHDMLEVRYRLDGSRDAQILRSKVRNLANGQLHAVTVSRRADAVSVQIDQNTREDFNLTSDVAFNGPRSLVLGRVQDSRELDPELSRIVSLGFTGCLSAVLFNAISPLKAALLQPDSSPVSVTGPLLRSNCGSTSANPHAAEPTHHLSGRSGSAGTGQPLVDAIKSDSALIGGVIAVVIFVTVSASAVTARVLYRRKGTSRSQEVKTVKPEDSPERTLRGHSGSHGGQSNDHKEYFI; this is translated from the exons ATGGCGAACGAGAACCTCCGCAGAGTCGGCAGCAGGAACACAGCTCAGCAGGCCGCCAtcgttgttattgttgtcctcgTGCTCGCAATGGCT ACGGACGGGGACGAGCAGGAGGAAGTGATGTCGTGTCTCGTGTCAGAGTCGGCTG AGCTCTCAGCCGCCTTCAGGTCGGGGACATCCGTCAGCTACGCCTTCAAGGAGCCCAGCGAGCTGAACAGGAGCGCCCCGCCCTCCTCCATCCACTCCGACACCACCCTGAGAGCCGAAAACGTCTCCCTGAGCTTCAGGACCAACCGGAGTCCGGCTCCGCTGCTCCACGTGGCCTCGGACCGCAGAGAGTACCTGACGCTGCTGCTCAACAAGCACG ACATGTTGGAGGTGAGATACAGACTGGACGGCAGCAGAGACGCACAGATCCTCAGGAGCAAAGTGAGGAACCTCGCCAACGGACAGCTGCACGCCGTCACCGTCAGCAGGCGGGCGGACGCCGTCTCTGTGCAG ATTGACCAGAACACCAGAGAGGATTTCAACCTGACCTCTGATGTAGCCTTCAACGGCCCGAGGTCGCTGGTGCTCGGCAGAGTGCAGG ACTCTCGAGAGCTGGACCCGGAGCTGTCTCGGATCGTCTCTCTGGGTTTCACCGGCTGTCTCTCGGCTGTCCTCTTTAACGCCATCAGCCCTCTGAAAGCCGCTCTGCTGCAGCCAGACAGCAGCCCTGTCAGCGTCACCGGCCCGCTGCTCCGGTCCAACTGCGGCTCCACGTCAGCCAATCCCCACGCAGCAGAGCCCACCCACCACCTGTCAG gcCGCTCTGGATCGGCGGGAACGGGTCAGCCTCTGGTCGACGCCATCAAGAGCGACTCGGCTCTAATTGGAG gtgtgATCGCGGTGGTGATCTTTGTGACCGTGTCTGCGTCGGCCGTGACGGCTCGCGTCCTCTACAGGAGGAAAGGGACGAGTCGGAGCCAGGAAGTGAAAACAGTGAAGCCCGAGGACAGCCCGGAGCGGACGCTCAGGGGCCACAGCGGCTCACACGGCGGCCAGAGCAACGACCACAAGGAGTATTTCATTTAG